The following are from one region of the Streptomyces sp. NBC_01264 genome:
- a CDS encoding MAB_1171c family putative transporter: MKDILHPLCLAIAGTGFLFLLRDLGKSRRDHALVALAFTYGFSALSYAVSLTWVWLLIDRTFGIINISVPLAQSCVILVFALQASVLAYWSKPPAEAARRTRHLLIGAAVVIAGMAILFALLTPATTRPSDFATYYAHDPFYQAYVLLYFGTYTVAEIYLARSCWKYAKSATNRSIAIGLRLITVGALITLGYSSIRISAVIGAEVGFSVEHLNAFAWACGDIGATLTQIGYFLPTLSRRTASFREWTAAHIRYHRLRHLWAALDQADPGITLRRPAPQRADVLRGRSARFPLLRRRTEIRQGQKLLRRYLDPATRLESESRRGTEGLTDARLAAAVTADQIRDALLRHRANSPVVGIPAAYADAELPLPTTEDELRHLQRVATFFTPPRLETTAASDSPTTTGARS; encoded by the coding sequence GTGAAAGACATACTCCACCCCCTGTGCCTCGCGATCGCCGGCACAGGGTTCCTCTTCCTGCTCCGCGACTTGGGCAAGAGCCGCCGCGACCACGCGCTGGTCGCCCTGGCCTTCACCTACGGCTTCAGCGCCCTCAGCTACGCCGTCTCCCTCACCTGGGTCTGGCTGCTGATCGACCGGACCTTCGGGATCATCAACATCAGCGTCCCGCTCGCCCAGAGCTGCGTGATCCTGGTCTTCGCCCTCCAGGCGAGCGTCCTGGCCTACTGGTCGAAGCCACCGGCCGAAGCCGCACGCCGAACACGGCACCTCCTCATCGGGGCCGCCGTCGTCATCGCCGGGATGGCCATCCTGTTCGCCCTGCTCACGCCGGCGACGACACGTCCCTCAGACTTCGCGACGTACTACGCGCACGACCCCTTCTACCAGGCCTACGTCCTGCTGTACTTCGGCACGTACACCGTCGCCGAGATCTACCTCGCACGGTCCTGCTGGAAGTACGCCAAGAGCGCGACGAACCGGTCCATCGCGATCGGCCTGCGCCTGATCACCGTCGGCGCCCTCATCACCCTCGGCTACAGCAGCATCCGCATCAGCGCCGTCATCGGAGCCGAGGTCGGGTTCTCCGTCGAACACCTCAACGCGTTCGCGTGGGCCTGCGGCGACATCGGCGCCACCCTCACGCAGATCGGGTACTTCCTGCCCACCCTGTCCCGCCGAACCGCCAGCTTCCGCGAGTGGACAGCAGCACACATCCGCTACCACCGCCTGCGCCACCTCTGGGCAGCGCTGGACCAGGCCGACCCCGGCATCACCCTGCGACGCCCGGCCCCGCAGCGCGCCGACGTCCTGCGCGGCCGCAGCGCCCGGTTCCCCCTGCTGCGCCGGCGTACGGAGATTCGTCAGGGCCAGAAACTCCTGCGCCGCTACCTCGACCCGGCAACCCGCCTCGAGTCCGAGAGCCGACGCGGAACCGAGGGACTTACGGATGCGCGCCTGGCCGCGGCCGTCACCGCCGACCAGATCCGCGACGCCCTGCTCCGCCACCGGGCGAACAGCCCCGTCGTCGGAATCCCGGCCGCCTACGCCGACGCTGAACTACCGCTCCCCACCACCGAGGACGAACTGCGCCATCTCCAGCGGGTCGCCACGTTCTTCACCCCGCCCCGGCTGGAAACCACCGCCGCTTCCGACTCCCCCACCACCACAGGAGCCCGTTCGTGA
- a CDS encoding GNAT family N-acetyltransferase: protein MFTPGTVTHAPPEHPPLTTAPFITRRANLGDLDQVNALHHRCSLHSRFARYATGRRELKASEFARLVHPAAGASWLTTLQDDPDTAVAVTHLLKTCSTGIFELAVLIGDPWQGRGLGAELTAQALESAADDPNCRTVTAMFGAGNRRALAILRRRGITVPAASDGVIDVVLPLPERS from the coding sequence TTGTTCACCCCGGGAACTGTCACGCACGCCCCGCCGGAACACCCTCCACTGACCACAGCACCGTTCATCACGCGCCGGGCGAATCTGGGCGACCTGGACCAGGTGAACGCCCTGCATCACCGCTGCTCACTCCACTCCCGCTTTGCCCGGTACGCCACCGGACGCCGGGAGTTGAAGGCTTCCGAGTTCGCCCGCCTTGTACATCCCGCGGCCGGCGCCAGCTGGCTCACCACCCTTCAGGACGACCCCGACACCGCAGTCGCCGTCACGCACCTGCTGAAGACCTGCAGCACCGGCATCTTCGAGCTCGCCGTCCTGATCGGTGACCCATGGCAAGGCCGTGGGCTGGGAGCCGAACTCACCGCGCAGGCCCTCGAATCGGCCGCCGACGACCCGAACTGCCGCACCGTCACCGCGATGTTCGGTGCCGGCAACCGACGGGCCCTGGCCATCCTGCGACGCCGCGGCATCACCGTCCCCGCCGCCAGCGACGGCGTCATCGACGTCGTACTTCCCCTGCCCGAAAGGAGCTGA
- a CDS encoding transcriptional regulator, with amino-acid sequence MPTLTTPPAEALRAAPDGELFVPEAAQWIARTTGRLAPDAYSWMQAVHWFHDHGPRTHNRSHGPLRIGRTTMRLAVVLARLKECRPGVDTLAAWLNVSERTIQYHLGLLREAGLLAYLSKGTRISGIGGRASEFARTVPLTFDEALGLRTGPSEDYIRAVHGIDEPHRTLMARLGKKARRSLKKNPTKRTNRPMNSVISAPASCTPRGVSTSTSSPTGINSLPPESKLEDGKHKSPSPKKPTTRRKKLNAVGRRHQLAYELVQQLPWLHRAAVPRIAWIVRHVADAGWTAAEVIAVVSQEAPARHVSRPSGFLASRLNGAHLLYDTETKRQKIVTWWRESRRAEQDRHAEWLGDWQAPASRAVARQVDEVFTQLQASAHDGHAFDAFAAGDDGMADLEQLTRDEVIDLRAAALKDPGLIRTTIAECGEPYARRLFTHRLVDQLQRLRGTGRLVLHTQWRHS; translated from the coding sequence GTGCCCACGCTCACCACACCACCCGCGGAGGCCCTGCGGGCCGCTCCGGACGGAGAGCTGTTCGTGCCCGAGGCCGCCCAGTGGATCGCCCGCACCACGGGCCGTCTGGCGCCCGACGCCTACTCGTGGATGCAGGCCGTCCACTGGTTTCACGACCACGGCCCCCGCACGCACAACCGCTCCCACGGACCGCTGCGGATCGGACGCACCACGATGCGCCTGGCCGTCGTGCTGGCACGCCTGAAGGAGTGCCGTCCCGGTGTGGACACCCTCGCGGCCTGGCTGAATGTCTCCGAGCGGACGATCCAGTACCACCTGGGCCTCCTGCGCGAGGCGGGCCTGCTCGCCTACCTCTCCAAGGGAACCCGTATCAGCGGAATCGGCGGCCGGGCCTCGGAGTTCGCCCGCACGGTCCCCCTCACCTTCGACGAGGCCCTCGGCCTGCGCACAGGGCCCTCCGAGGACTACATCCGAGCCGTCCACGGCATCGACGAGCCCCACCGCACGCTGATGGCCCGCCTCGGGAAGAAGGCCCGCCGCAGCCTCAAGAAGAATCCGACAAAGCGCACCAACCGCCCGATGAACTCCGTGATTTCGGCACCCGCTTCTTGCACCCCAAGGGGGGTAAGTACTTCTACGTCTTCTCCTACCGGTATCAATTCGCTTCCCCCTGAGAGCAAGCTCGAGGACGGGAAGCACAAGTCCCCCTCCCCGAAGAAGCCCACCACCCGGCGGAAGAAACTCAACGCCGTCGGCCGCCGCCACCAGCTCGCCTACGAGCTCGTCCAGCAGCTGCCCTGGCTGCACCGTGCGGCCGTACCCCGCATCGCCTGGATCGTCCGCCACGTCGCGGACGCCGGATGGACCGCCGCCGAGGTCATCGCCGTCGTCAGCCAGGAAGCCCCCGCCCGACACGTGAGCCGCCCCTCGGGCTTCCTCGCCTCCCGGCTCAACGGCGCCCATCTGCTGTACGACACCGAGACCAAGCGCCAGAAGATCGTGACCTGGTGGCGCGAGTCCCGCCGCGCCGAGCAGGACCGTCACGCCGAGTGGCTGGGCGACTGGCAGGCCCCCGCCAGCCGCGCCGTCGCCCGCCAGGTCGACGAGGTCTTCACCCAGCTGCAGGCGTCGGCTCACGACGGCCACGCCTTCGACGCCTTCGCCGCCGGCGACGACGGGATGGCCGATCTCGAACAGCTCACCCGGGACGAGGTCATCGACCTCCGGGCCGCCGCCCTGAAGGACCCCGGACTCATCCGCACCACCATCGCCGAGTGCGGCGAGCCCTACGCCCGCCGCCTGTTCACCCATCGCCTGGTCGACCAGCTCCAGCGTCTGCGCGGCACCGGCCGCCTGGTGCTGCACACCCAGTGGAGGCACTCATGA
- a CDS encoding MAB_1171c family putative transporter, producing MLEFFQYLTATVMTVIAVWRFPAVRYGDAHRRALWGGYAGFAVALWLYTPAAVVAAERIPVVDLTTLFRHFASTAAVVAVLAYVAISYGKTSEPVVPRHVAVSRWISRASYRAGAIGVVLLTILFFTVVNRDTPSENFIIDHSGEWGAAVYMTVFYFFPFTTTAVCGYQWTRAARTAERTSMRVGLVLMAVSMWMGLAHTMARVAIIWTAVAFPLRPSLMETLINATVIWMDVLFLIVAVGASIPTTSAAAARWRTWRTLYKLHPLWFDLVAAFPGTSLYEPGSRLTELAHMRVPSDVHLDRWTQDIADACEQLRYYAPEGLLFAAEDTTASHPDPEPAAEAYWIKAALRAAATTKPSQHAAGPLQAKPFVDTESEAAWLTRVSAVYAGITTDQVRDLLNQSAELEV from the coding sequence GTGCTCGAGTTCTTCCAGTACCTCACCGCGACGGTGATGACCGTCATAGCCGTTTGGCGATTCCCGGCCGTCCGGTACGGCGACGCACACCGCCGAGCCCTCTGGGGCGGGTACGCCGGCTTCGCTGTCGCCCTGTGGCTCTACACGCCCGCAGCAGTGGTTGCAGCGGAGCGAATTCCTGTCGTCGACCTGACGACCCTGTTCCGTCACTTCGCCAGTACCGCCGCCGTCGTGGCGGTGTTGGCCTACGTCGCGATCAGTTATGGAAAAACTTCAGAGCCTGTCGTGCCTCGCCATGTCGCCGTCTCGCGCTGGATCTCCCGCGCTTCGTATAGGGCGGGCGCGATAGGTGTTGTTCTGCTTACGATCCTTTTCTTCACCGTGGTGAATCGGGACACGCCGAGCGAAAACTTCATAATTGATCACTCCGGCGAATGGGGCGCCGCGGTCTACATGACCGTCTTCTATTTCTTCCCATTCACCACGACTGCGGTCTGCGGCTATCAGTGGACGAGGGCCGCACGAACGGCCGAGAGAACCAGCATGCGCGTCGGGCTGGTCCTGATGGCCGTCTCGATGTGGATGGGGTTGGCCCACACCATGGCCCGCGTCGCCATCATCTGGACCGCGGTCGCGTTCCCGCTGCGTCCCTCGCTGATGGAGACGCTGATCAACGCCACGGTGATATGGATGGACGTTCTGTTCCTGATCGTTGCGGTAGGCGCGAGCATTCCCACCACCAGCGCCGCTGCCGCCCGCTGGAGGACCTGGCGCACCCTGTACAAGCTCCACCCGCTCTGGTTCGACCTGGTGGCGGCCTTTCCGGGGACGAGCCTGTACGAGCCCGGATCGCGGCTGACCGAACTCGCCCACATGCGTGTCCCCAGCGACGTCCACCTGGACCGGTGGACTCAGGACATCGCGGACGCCTGCGAACAGCTGCGGTACTACGCTCCGGAGGGGCTGCTGTTCGCTGCGGAGGACACGACTGCTTCACACCCTGATCCCGAGCCGGCGGCAGAGGCGTACTGGATCAAGGCGGCGCTCCGGGCCGCTGCCACCACCAAACCCAGCCAGCACGCTGCAGGGCCGCTGCAGGCGAAACCCTTCGTCGACACCGAAAGCGAAGCAGCCTGGCTCACGCGGGTGAGCGCGGTCTACGCCGGCATCACCACGGATCAGGTTCGCGACCTCCTGAATCAATCTGCAGAGCTGGAAGTTTGA
- a CDS encoding HAD-IA family hydrolase, with translation MSQETSAPEAPIGLLLDFGGVFTSPLLPAVLAFEKREGLPKGACIAALYQDEEGVRLTSDLERGAISQTEWNEAAAVKLGVAPDNLMGRIFADLRPEPVMIAAAAAAQRAGIKVGILSNSVGLAPWDLYDGYELEALYDSVVISEHHRMRKPDSDLFRIALKELGLTAEECVFVDDTEAYVKAAEALGFAGVHATDPQQTVAQLSKLFGVELADAH, from the coding sequence ATGTCTCAAGAAACCTCCGCCCCGGAAGCTCCCATCGGCCTCCTCCTCGACTTCGGAGGAGTTTTCACCTCGCCGCTCCTGCCTGCAGTGCTGGCTTTCGAGAAGCGCGAAGGACTGCCGAAGGGCGCGTGCATCGCGGCGCTGTACCAGGACGAGGAGGGCGTCCGGCTGACCAGTGATCTGGAGCGCGGCGCGATCAGCCAGACCGAGTGGAACGAGGCCGCGGCCGTGAAGCTCGGAGTCGCCCCGGACAACCTGATGGGCCGGATTTTCGCCGACCTGCGCCCGGAGCCGGTGATGATCGCCGCCGCTGCGGCGGCACAGCGGGCCGGGATCAAGGTCGGCATCCTGTCGAACAGCGTGGGCCTCGCCCCCTGGGACCTCTACGACGGCTACGAGCTCGAGGCGCTCTACGACAGCGTGGTGATCTCTGAGCACCACCGGATGCGCAAGCCGGACTCGGACCTCTTCCGGATCGCGCTGAAGGAGCTGGGCCTGACCGCCGAGGAGTGCGTGTTCGTCGACGACACCGAGGCGTACGTCAAGGCCGCGGAAGCGCTCGGTTTCGCCGGCGTGCACGCGACGGACCCGCAGCAGACCGTCGCCCAGCTCTCGAAGCTGTTCGGCGTGGAGCTCGCAGACGCCCATTGA
- a CDS encoding amidase family protein gives MILRRTILAASTALAAATVMTTPAAARSRTGAPKRLGALHMAPAREQVAALRQGKISSRDLLEQYLQHIATGNPALNAVITLDAAGARAAADKADRHLADTGKPIGPLHGLPMTVKDALETKGMRTTCGSPDLKDHVPAEDADAVALLRAAGAIIIGKTNVPTMCADLQTSNPLFGKTSNPYDSTKTAGGSSGGPAVSVATGFSSLEVGSDLAGSLRLPAAYCGVYALRTSRGTSPIVPTRGHIPRLPGWATSSDMLSLGPIARTADDLDLLLDVLAQPAPADRSGWKIALPAPAKKKIGQYRVGLWSDDAYCRVDAGTRDLMGQVAAALRKAGASIDDASRPVDFKDSDLLFTRLMYATASATATEESFAADVEAANKIPAGDPAGLYLHSRTMRHHDWLVADEKRRQLAAAWASYFAEHDILITPATPTAAVPDQTSVPAPQREIRVDGQKRGYYEQTSWLNLTSPIGLPSLVVPAGQTEDGLPLSIQIVGPYLGDRTVIAAARQIVQLLPPVQTPARKR, from the coding sequence GTGATCCTCCGCCGCACCATCCTCGCCGCTTCCACAGCCCTCGCCGCGGCGACCGTGATGACTACCCCCGCCGCGGCCCGATCCCGCACCGGTGCTCCCAAGCGACTGGGAGCCCTCCACATGGCGCCCGCGCGCGAGCAGGTCGCCGCACTTCGCCAGGGCAAGATCAGCAGCCGTGATCTCCTGGAGCAGTACCTCCAGCACATCGCGACAGGCAACCCGGCCCTGAACGCCGTGATCACCCTCGACGCCGCCGGGGCCCGCGCCGCCGCCGACAAGGCCGACCGCCATCTCGCCGACACCGGCAAGCCCATCGGCCCCCTCCACGGCCTGCCGATGACGGTGAAGGACGCCCTGGAGACGAAGGGGATGCGCACCACCTGCGGGTCCCCCGACCTCAAGGACCACGTCCCCGCCGAGGACGCTGACGCCGTCGCGCTTCTGCGCGCCGCCGGCGCCATCATCATCGGCAAGACCAACGTGCCGACGATGTGCGCGGACCTCCAGACGTCGAACCCGCTCTTCGGTAAGACCAGCAACCCCTACGACTCCACGAAGACCGCAGGCGGCTCCTCCGGCGGCCCGGCCGTCTCCGTCGCCACCGGCTTCTCCTCCCTCGAAGTCGGATCCGACCTCGCCGGATCACTCCGGCTGCCGGCCGCCTACTGCGGCGTCTACGCCCTGCGGACCTCCCGCGGCACCAGTCCGATCGTGCCGACCCGCGGCCACATCCCGCGCCTGCCCGGCTGGGCCACCAGCAGCGACATGCTCTCCCTCGGCCCGATCGCCCGCACCGCCGACGACCTCGACCTCCTCCTGGACGTCCTCGCCCAGCCCGCTCCCGCCGACCGCAGCGGATGGAAGATCGCCCTGCCGGCCCCCGCGAAGAAGAAAATCGGACAGTACCGCGTCGGCCTCTGGTCCGACGACGCGTACTGCCGCGTCGACGCCGGCACCCGCGACCTCATGGGCCAGGTCGCCGCCGCACTCCGCAAGGCCGGCGCCAGCATCGACGACGCGTCCCGCCCCGTCGACTTCAAGGACAGCGACTTGCTGTTCACCCGGCTCATGTACGCGACCGCCTCGGCCACCGCGACCGAGGAGTCGTTCGCAGCCGACGTCGAGGCCGCGAACAAGATCCCCGCCGGTGACCCCGCCGGGCTGTACCTCCACTCCCGCACCATGCGCCACCACGACTGGCTCGTCGCCGACGAGAAGCGCCGCCAGCTCGCCGCCGCGTGGGCCAGCTACTTCGCCGAGCACGACATCCTCATCACCCCGGCCACACCGACCGCAGCCGTCCCGGACCAGACCAGCGTCCCCGCGCCGCAGCGCGAGATCCGAGTCGACGGCCAGAAGCGCGGCTACTACGAGCAGACCAGCTGGCTCAACTTGACCAGTCCCATCGGCCTGCCCTCACTTGTCGTCCCCGCCGGCCAGACCGAGGACGGCTTGCCGCTGAGCATCCAGATCGTCGGCCCGTACCTGGGCGATCGAACGGTTATCGCAGCCGCCCGGCAAATCGTCCAGCTGCTTCCTCCCGTGCAGACGCCCGCGCGGAAGAGGTAG
- a CDS encoding sortase gives MRSTTSTPDPDDDFSREPTTSRPSRRRLATATAAVAATGLTFAALLFVQAGADSDQPAAATPRSHSSASAAPTTASAPDPLTSSAAPTSAGEKPDDHTGKARTDASRTLADWQSGNPASRGNHAVGGDNGSGAGGHITEVLRIPALGQDWAQPVYDGVGDRQLRAGVGHFPDTEQPGQIGNFALAGHRSGVADPAFRDVDRITPGAAITVTTANRITYTYTVSRVRTVAPTDVNVIAQVPGQPDATPTTAKLTLVTCWPADGHSKRVVVEADLVSSRGGA, from the coding sequence ATGCGCAGCACGACCAGTACACCCGATCCGGACGACGACTTCTCCCGCGAGCCCACCACCTCCCGCCCCAGCCGCCGCCGGCTCGCCACCGCGACCGCAGCCGTAGCGGCGACAGGCCTCACCTTCGCCGCTCTCCTGTTCGTCCAGGCCGGCGCCGACTCCGACCAGCCCGCGGCCGCCACGCCGCGTTCCCACTCATCCGCCTCGGCCGCCCCGACCACGGCGTCCGCTCCGGACCCCCTGACCTCCTCCGCCGCGCCCACCAGCGCCGGCGAAAAGCCCGACGACCACACGGGCAAGGCCCGCACGGACGCCAGCCGTACCCTCGCCGACTGGCAGAGCGGCAACCCCGCCTCCCGCGGCAACCACGCCGTCGGCGGAGACAACGGCAGCGGCGCCGGCGGGCACATCACCGAGGTCCTGCGCATCCCCGCTCTCGGCCAGGACTGGGCACAGCCGGTGTACGACGGCGTCGGCGACCGGCAGCTGCGCGCGGGTGTCGGCCACTTCCCCGACACCGAACAGCCCGGCCAGATCGGGAACTTCGCGCTCGCCGGGCACCGCTCCGGCGTCGCCGACCCGGCCTTCCGCGACGTCGACCGGATCACCCCCGGTGCCGCGATCACGGTGACCACCGCGAACCGCATCACCTACACGTACACCGTCAGCCGAGTCCGTACGGTCGCGCCGACCGATGTGAACGTGATCGCCCAGGTCCCCGGCCAGCCGGACGCCACCCCCACCACGGCCAAGCTCACCCTCGTGACCTGCTGGCCGGCGGACGGCCACTCCAAGCGGGTCGTCGTCGAGGCGGACCTCGTCTCGTCCAGGGGCGGTGCCTGA
- a CDS encoding WhiB family transcriptional regulator, whose protein sequence is MIKHLPHRTDTLVPCATTDPEIFHGDAAPETAKKLCADCPLAPTCRAAARASRAWGTWGGETSAERAAAGFPPSAWRARSSRTGKGTTAGTPQRQKSSPQGRSASSSKP, encoded by the coding sequence GTGATCAAGCACCTGCCCCACAGGACCGACACCCTCGTGCCCTGCGCCACCACGGACCCCGAGATCTTCCACGGTGACGCAGCCCCCGAGACGGCCAAGAAGCTCTGCGCCGACTGCCCGCTCGCCCCGACGTGCCGCGCCGCCGCCCGCGCCTCCCGCGCGTGGGGGACCTGGGGAGGTGAGACCAGCGCGGAGCGGGCCGCGGCCGGCTTCCCGCCGAGCGCATGGCGCGCCCGGAGCTCCAGGACCGGCAAGGGGACGACTGCCGGCACCCCTCAGCGCCAGAAGTCCTCCCCGCAGGGGCGAAGCGCCTCGTCCTCCAAGCCGTAA
- a CDS encoding DciA family protein, which yields MSTDELSGIDLARVALTAAKERAKQLGTRSGPATRKPARRSGTGRRDGRDPMALGSALGRLMTERGWERPAAGGSVLSSWEQIAGGDGSDLVNHVRAVSFDEATGQLDLAADSTAWATQTRLLGPQLVQRANQFLQRNRQPGQPAGQGEGELQVVRSIMVKLQEAGPGAARRPQDASIRSEPPQPPAKPYVRAEPPAGYRQAKALLAANKLQQHGDRDLAEAAERLAGSRRFREPDQVFADLMERHRPTGRPSPGAGTLPERTDTPR from the coding sequence ATGAGCACCGACGAGCTCTCCGGCATCGACCTCGCCCGGGTCGCGCTCACCGCAGCCAAGGAGCGGGCCAAGCAGCTCGGCACCCGCAGCGGGCCGGCCACCCGCAAGCCCGCCAGGCGCAGCGGCACCGGCCGGCGCGACGGCCGCGACCCCATGGCCCTCGGCTCGGCGCTCGGCCGCCTGATGACCGAGCGCGGCTGGGAGCGGCCCGCGGCCGGCGGATCGGTCCTCAGCAGCTGGGAGCAGATCGCCGGCGGGGACGGATCCGACCTCGTCAACCACGTGCGGGCCGTGAGCTTCGATGAAGCCACCGGACAGCTCGACCTGGCCGCGGACTCCACCGCCTGGGCCACGCAGACCCGCCTCCTGGGACCCCAACTCGTCCAGCGGGCAAACCAGTTCCTCCAGCGGAACCGCCAGCCCGGCCAGCCGGCCGGGCAGGGGGAGGGCGAGCTCCAGGTGGTGCGGAGCATCATGGTCAAGCTTCAGGAGGCGGGTCCAGGCGCGGCCCGCCGCCCACAGGATGCGTCCATCCGGTCCGAACCCCCTCAGCCGCCGGCGAAGCCATACGTACGGGCTGAACCGCCGGCCGGGTACCGGCAGGCCAAAGCCCTCCTGGCCGCCAACAAGCTGCAACAGCACGGCGATCGGGACCTGGCCGAAGCGGCAGAACGCCTGGCAGGCAGCCGCCGCTTCCGTGAGCCCGACCAGGTCTTCGCCGACCTCATGGAACGCCACCGTCCGACCGGCCGGCCCTCACCCGGCGCTGGCACCCTGCCCGAACGAACGGACACCCCCCGATGA
- a CDS encoding helix-turn-helix transcriptional regulator: MPPRQFDGSRVRAVRRGKELSQKQLGEMNGVSGPAVARWESGQDFPKGEKLPALAASLGQPLDDLFPHDGPVDLQLLRCDAGLSVAQAAAVISTSRVPLSNAESGRRRLNDAYVKPLADAYGVTEAELLTAQDHSFGVRPSQPSAPDAQSAAPRTVEEKINYLLRHGYLGQTPPSDEEIAGAVNEHASERIVTAGDILALRTGAVTDASDAVRAGLAHALQVDAALFQDDAEVNPAAREFLEALRFLGSIHRREILGLAARGNSTGLSPGMMAKINEVVGELKHKLPDVQSGE; this comes from the coding sequence GTGCCCCCACGCCAGTTCGACGGCAGCCGCGTCCGAGCTGTCCGCCGGGGTAAAGAGCTCAGCCAGAAGCAGCTGGGCGAGATGAACGGCGTCAGCGGCCCGGCCGTCGCACGGTGGGAGAGCGGCCAGGACTTCCCCAAGGGCGAGAAGCTCCCCGCGCTCGCCGCCTCGCTCGGCCAGCCGCTGGATGACCTGTTCCCCCACGACGGCCCGGTGGACCTGCAACTCCTACGCTGCGACGCCGGCCTGAGCGTGGCGCAGGCCGCCGCGGTCATCAGCACCAGCCGCGTGCCCCTGAGCAACGCCGAATCCGGCCGTCGCAGGCTCAACGATGCCTACGTGAAGCCGCTCGCGGACGCCTACGGGGTGACCGAAGCCGAGTTGCTGACCGCGCAGGACCATTCCTTCGGCGTCCGCCCGTCACAGCCCTCCGCCCCGGACGCGCAGTCGGCCGCTCCCCGTACCGTCGAGGAGAAGATCAACTATCTCCTCCGGCACGGGTACCTCGGCCAGACACCGCCCTCTGACGAAGAGATCGCCGGCGCCGTCAACGAACATGCCAGCGAGAGGATCGTCACGGCCGGCGACATCCTCGCGCTCCGCACGGGCGCCGTCACCGACGCCTCCGACGCCGTGCGGGCCGGACTGGCCCATGCCCTCCAGGTCGACGCCGCCCTCTTCCAGGACGACGCGGAGGTGAACCCCGCGGCGCGCGAGTTCCTCGAAGCCCTCCGCTTCCTCGGATCGATTCACCGCAGGGAGATCCTCGGCCTGGCCGCCCGCGGCAACAGCACGGGCCTGTCACCCGGGATGATGGCCAAGATCAACGAAGTCGTCGGGGAGCTGAAGCACAAGCTGCCGGACGTGCAGAGCGGGGAATGA
- a CDS encoding MSCRAMM family protein yields MLGTAVALGAGILLAPNAVAADKWGPGYLIPDSTGKPDTSHIGAYGAPGHTLPGVDGLAYCADPELAGPDAASGYGPARPTSTWTSKATGKTASAEDVARAAYVLGKYGQTTSDEQAAAVDAVVYTYLEAGSTYALPNGKRALERLGYPNVSPDAKKWATGYLNEAQLFAGPYKINIKPVDRPLKAGVKASVTLDVTAASGRKVPGIQLDLDVSGAAAGAASVTTNADGVATATITPAKDGTVDFKALAKSLPATQLRALTPNDPKAQRLLLAGGSSSAEARVQLTAEGLKGGLTVTKTASDTKKPLAGVEFDVKDTSGKTVASGKTDAEGIWKVTDLAPGTYTVHEAKAVEGYQLAADQKASVADGKTVSVAVTDTKIPEQPKPKPRPVTIPVLPQTGA; encoded by the coding sequence GTGCTTGGCACGGCGGTGGCGCTGGGCGCGGGCATCCTGCTGGCGCCGAACGCGGTCGCTGCGGACAAGTGGGGCCCGGGATACCTGATTCCGGACAGCACCGGCAAGCCGGACACCTCACACATCGGCGCCTACGGGGCGCCCGGCCACACCCTGCCCGGCGTCGACGGCCTGGCCTACTGCGCCGACCCCGAACTGGCCGGCCCCGACGCCGCCTCGGGATACGGGCCCGCCCGGCCGACCAGCACCTGGACGTCCAAGGCCACCGGCAAGACCGCGTCCGCCGAGGACGTCGCCCGAGCCGCCTACGTCCTGGGCAAGTACGGACAGACCACCAGCGACGAGCAGGCGGCCGCGGTCGACGCCGTCGTCTACACCTACCTCGAGGCGGGCTCCACCTACGCCCTGCCCAACGGCAAGCGCGCCCTCGAGCGCCTGGGCTACCCCAACGTCTCTCCGGACGCCAAGAAGTGGGCCACCGGATACCTCAACGAGGCGCAGCTCTTCGCCGGCCCCTACAAGATCAACATCAAGCCGGTCGACCGCCCCCTCAAGGCCGGCGTGAAGGCATCGGTCACCCTCGACGTCACCGCGGCCTCCGGCCGCAAGGTGCCGGGCATCCAGCTCGACCTCGACGTCTCCGGCGCCGCTGCCGGCGCGGCGAGCGTGACCACCAACGCCGACGGCGTCGCCACCGCGACCATCACCCCGGCCAAGGACGGCACGGTCGACTTCAAGGCGCTGGCCAAGTCGCTGCCCGCCACGCAGTTGCGCGCCCTCACCCCCAACGACCCGAAGGCCCAGCGGCTGCTCCTCGCCGGCGGCTCCTCGAGCGCCGAGGCCCGTGTGCAGCTCACGGCCGAGGGCCTCAAGGGCGGTCTGACGGTCACCAAGACGGCCTCGGACACGAAGAAGCCGCTCGCCGGTGTGGAGTTCGACGTCAAGGACACCTCCGGCAAGACGGTCGCCTCCGGGAAGACCGACGCCGAGGGGATCTGGAAGGTCACCGACCTCGCGCCGGGCACGTACACCGTGCACGAGGCGAAGGCCGTGGAGGGCTACCAGCTCGCAGCCGACCAGAAGGCCTCCGTCGCCGACGGCAAGACGGTCTCCGTCGCCGTCACGGACACCAAGATCCCCGAGCAGCCCAAGCCGAAGCCGAGGCCGGTCACCATCCCGGTCCTCCCGCAGACCGGCGCCTGA